The sequence GCCTCCGGCAGGATCAACCGGAATGTGCCGGGAATGTTCCCGGCGGGCCAGAGAAAGGGAGTCTCTGGTTGGCGGGTGTGGTCGTCACGACGGAAATCGTGGCCGACCAGATTTCACCAAACCATCGAGGCTAACATCAGATTCCATCTGTACGGCGGACCGCAGGGGTGGAATCCTCATGTCCTTCGGGACCCGAACGTTGGGCTCATTGGGTGATAAACCCATCGAAGCCCGATCGGATCCCGATCGTCACGAGCCGAAGCCCGTGACGGTCACATTCAACCCGACGCCCCGTTATTACTTAAGGGCATCGAACCCGAGCCATCGTGGCCCGAGTCGACGCCAAACCGGAACGTCGGATCGCATCACGGCGCGTCGGTCGAGCCGACCACCGCTCATCGAGTGCGTTCTATCCGAGGTCCCGGGTATTACTTAAGGGCATCGGACCCGGACCATCGTGGCCCGGGTCGACGCCAAACCGAGGCGTTGGGGAATACATCACGGCGCGTCGGTCGAGCCGACCACCGCTCATCGAGTGCATTCCATCCGATGCCCCGGGATCATAAAAGGGCATTGAACCGGACCCGCCGTGGGTCACTGGCTCAATGGCCTCCGGGCGTCGGGCGTGCATCAGTGGCACCGGGCGACCGGGCCACCTCATCGTGTGCAACCTATCGAAATACAGGCCCACGGATAAGCACGTCGAACCGACCCCCTCTTCGGGACGCCGTTGCATGGCAAATGTGTGGCACGGGCGGAGGCCGATCGATCATCCCACGCGATCTGCGTCAGGTCGGATCGGGTGGTACCCGTGCCATCACGGACTACGGGGAGGCGGTACATAATCCCATCACCACGCCCCGACTTCGCGAGAACAGTCCCCCGGCTCAGACCTCCTCGATATGTTCGATACCTTTCTTCGAGACGTTTGCCTCGGTAATGTCGGACGGCATCCAGTCCGGTTTGTCTTCGGGTGCGTCCTCCTCCCACGCCCACGCGTCGTAGATGTGGACTTTGTCGGTCCCTTTCTCCCGGAGCCGGACCTCGACACGTGGCGCGGACTCCTCCGAGGAACCCACATCGGCTAGCCGACGAGCTGCCTTGAGCGCAGCCTGACGGGGAGTGTTGCCGGAAAAGACGCTCGATTCCGTCCCGTCCGTCTCGCGAAGCGCAAAGTTCCGCTTACCGTCCTCACGTACCATGGTTTGAACCCATGCGAAGCCAACACAAGACGGGTGTATAAATATACCGCCGCCATTACCAAAAATTACTTATACGAGATGGTGGTCCCTCCGGTCGACAGGGGTTTTTGGTCCCTCCATCGCCGTGTCGATCGCACGGCGCAAGACGTCTCGCGGCCACTCAAAAGAACTTAAGTATATGTCACGGCGAAGCCTCAAATAGGATACCCCGATGGTCCGCAAAAAGAAGCTCAGCCCCAGTGGCGCGAAAGGGGAAGACGGAACATACCACAATGCGCACGTGAACCTCCACGAGGACGAACTCGCCGTCGCCGGCCTCGAAATCGGCGACGATGTGTTCGTTCGCGTCCGCGAGGACAAGATCATCATCCAGAAAGCCGACCCGGACGAGGTCGACCACGACTTCTAGACACTTATACGCACGCGGCGACCGATACTCAGACGATGTACGGAGCCGTGAAGCCGCTTCTGTTTCGACTCCCCCCGGAAACCGCCCACGACCTGATCGTCCGAGTGCTACAGGCGAGCCAGCACGACGTCGTCCTCGACGTCCTGCGCCGCCAGTTCGTCGTGAACGACGATCGGCTCGCGACGAGGGCGTTCGGCGTCCGATTTCCAAACCCCGTCGGCGTCGCCGCCGGTTTCGACAAGAACGCGCGCGTTCCACGGGCGCTGGGCGCCCTGGGGTTCGGCCACGTGGAGGTCGGCGGTGTCACGGCCGAGGCACAACCCGGCAACCCTCGACCCCGCCTCTTCCGGCTGCCGGAGGACAGGGCCCTCATCAACCGAATGGGGTTCAACAACGAGGGCGCCGACGCGGTCGGGCGCCGGCTCGCGAACGCAGAGACGCCGGAGATCCCACTGGGAGTGAACGTGGGCAAGTCGAAGTCCACCCCCCTCGAGGAGGCCGCCGAGGACTACCGCTACACCTACGAGCGCGTGGGCGACCACGCCGATTTCGTGGTGGTCAACGTCTCGAGCCCCAACACCCCCGGTCTCCGAGATCTGCAGGACCGGGAGCCCCTGGAGACGATCCTCGGGACGCTCGTGGACGCCGGGGCGTCCCCGCTGCTCGTGAAGGTCTCGCCGGACCTCCACCGCGAGGCAATCGCGGACGTCGTCGAGCTCGCGGAGGACCTGCATCTCGACGGTATCGTCGCCACCAACACCACGATCAGCCGCGACGAGGACCTCCGGAACTCGAATCGGGTCGAGGAGGGCGGACTCTCAGGGAAGCCCCTCGAGGCACGATCGACCGAACTCGTGCGGTTCGTCGCCAGTCGGACCGACCTGCCCGTCGTCGGCGTCGGGGGCATCTTCACGGCCGAGGACGCCTACGAGAAAATCCGGGCGGGCGCGTCACTCGTGCAACTGTACACCGGCCTCATCTACGAGGGGCCGACCATCGCCCGCGACATCAACCGCGGTCTGCTCGACCGCCTGGAGCGCGACGGGTTCGACTCGATCACGGACGCGGTCGGCACGGACCTGTAAGCCGTCCACCGTTGGCCGCCGGGCCCGTCAGTCGTCCTCTGCGACCACGCTCTCGACGCCGTGTTCACAGAGAATCTCCGGGACCTCCGGGAGCCCTGCGGTGTCGTGAGTGCCCGTCGGGGGCACGTTGACCGCGGCCGCGGCGGAATTGGCGAGAGGGCGCCCGGTCTCGAGGGCATCGAGGCCGTCGCCCCGTGCGTCCTGGTCGATCCGCATCGCACAGAAGTCCGCACCACACATCGAGCAGTAGCGGGCGTCCGTCTGTTGCTCGTCGGGAAGCGTCTCATCGTGATACGCGCGTGCGCGTTTCGGATCGAGTGCCAGGTCGAACTGCCGACCCCAGTCGAACTCGTAGCGGGCCGCCGAGAGCGCGTCGTCCCAGTCGCGGGCCCCCGGCTGGTCACTCGCGACGTCGGCGGCGTGGGCGGCGATCTTGTACGCGGCGAGCCCTTCACGAACGTCTTCCTCGTCCGGGAGCCCGAGGTGCTCTTTGGGCGTAACGTAACAGAGCATCGCTGCCCCGGCCCGGGCGGCCTCGGTGGCTCCGATGGCGGAGGTGATGTGGTCGTACCCCGGGGCGATGTCGGTGACGATCGGACCGAGGAGGTAGAATGGAGCCCCGTCGCAGATCTCCCGCTGCTCCTCGACGTGCGGGGCGATCTGATCGAGTGGCACGTGTCCCGGTCCCTCGACCATGACCTGCACGCCATGGTCCCGGGCGATCTCGGTGAGCTCGCCGAGGGTTCGCAGCTCCGCCAGCTGGGCCTCGTCACCCGCGTCCGCGAGACTGCCGGGGCGAAGGCCGTCGCCCAGGCTAATCGCGACGTCATGCTCCCGGAGAATGGCGAGCACGCTCTCGATGTGGGCGTACAGCGGGTTCTCGGCCTCGTGGGCCTCCATCCACTGCGCGAGGATCGAGCCTCCCCGTGAGACGATCCCCGTCGTTCGACCGTCCGTGAGCGGGAGATGGTCCCGGCGGATGCCGGCGTGAATCGTCATATAGTCGACGCCCTGTCGGGCTTGCGTGTCGATCACGTCGAGGAGATCCTCGGTCGTGAGATCGGGCGGCGCCGGGACCCGGTTGGCGGCCTCGTAGATCGGAACGGTCCCGATGGGGACCGGCGAGTGCTCGATGTGCGTGCGACGGATCGACTCGAGGTCGCCCCCGGTGCTCAGGTCCATCACCGTGTCCGCCCCGTACTGGATCGCCGTGTGAAGCTTTTCGAGTTCCTCGTCGGCGTCGCTCGTCGTCTCGCTCGCGCCGATGTTGGCGTTGATCTTCGTGGCGAACTCGCGGCCGATGATCATCGGATCGAGCGCGTCGTGCTGGTGGTTGTTCGGGATGATCGCCCGTCCATTGGCGACCTGCTCGCGGACGAAGACGGGATCACGGTTCTCTCGTTCGGCGACCCGCTCCATCGCGGGAGTGATCTCTCCCGCACGGGCTCGCTCGAGCTGTGTCGCGGTCATTGATTACCTAATTGTACCACTTAGTTATAAAGGCGTGCATGTGTCCAGTCCGTGCGGACGGCACGAACCCCGATCGAACTGGTGGCGTCCGAGGCCGGTAGGGCCGCTCTCGGCCCATAGATGGCGCCAGTTCCGGCTCTCACAGCAGACCGCGATGATCGCTCTGTGACGTCTCGAAACGTGAGAGTGGCGTCCGATTCGCTCGATCAGTGGCGACATCGCTCCCGAGGGCTCCGAGGAAAGGGGCGACACCGAAGAAAACCACAGCGGCGTCGCGTCACCCGTCCAGACCGTCGAGACGGAACTCGAAGCCGGCAGCCGGAACCTCGAGATCGTGTTCGACCAGCACCGCGGGGTGGAGTTCACCGATAACACCGACCGCGTCGCCGTCGAGGACGACGTCGGCCGCCCGACCCTCGATGAACGACGGGTGCTCGGTCGGCGGCGTCGCGAGGTCGACGCCGAAGTTGCGGGCGAGCGCCTGCAGTCGGCCTTTCGCATCCTCGAACGAGGCGTCGTTGCGTGCGAGGACCGCCGCCACGGTCCGGCGTTCCGCGACGTTCGTGAGTGTAGTCTCGTCGACGTGGGCGGCGAATCCGATCTCCGCGAGGTCCTGGGGGTACTCGCGATGAGTGTTGTTCTCCAGGACCATCAGCAACGAGGGCAGGGCCCAGGTGCGGACGATGGTGAAGTCCTGGCTGTACGGCTCCATGATCGTCGGCGGTCGGGCGGCACCCACCGCGTCGTCCCCGGGATCGAGACGCATTCGTTCGAAGTTCTCCGCCTCGCTCGTGAGATTGAAGTTGAGCATGTCCTCGAAGCCCAGCCCCACGAGGACGTTCCGCACCGCCTCCTCGTGACGCGCGGCCTCCGTCCGGGACCCCACCGTGCTTACGTTCGGATAGCGAGGTGTGAGGTTGTTGAAACCGTAGGCCCGCCCAACGTCGTCCACCAGGTCCACCGGGTGCAGCACGTCGACCCGGTACGGCGGGATCGAGACGTCGTACGCGAGTTCGTCGTCGCCGACGATCTCCGTTTCGGCGTCGAGGCCGGAGCGCTCGAAGAGGTCGATGGCTTCGTCCTCGTCCAGATCGATGCCGAGTGTTCGTTCGATCTGGCGGTGTTCGACCCGTTTTTCGTCCACTGTCAGATCCGGCCTGGTGACCGTTCCGTCGGGGTACGTGACCTCGACCTCCTCGACGCGCCCGCCCCGGGCGTCGAGGGCGTAGCAAACCACGTTCAACATCTTGTCGATAGTCCACTGGTCCGTCCCGGTCATCTCGATGAAGAGTTCGTGGGACTTCGTCGAGACCTCCGTGCGCCGGCCGTTGATCACGGGCGGAAAGCTGAACAGGCCGATGTCGTCGTAGATGGCGGGGTAGCGGTCGTACTCACTGACGAGATCGCCGTACGTCTGGCCGACCGGATGCTCCTCGATGACCGCCGCCGGCGTGAGCGCCCGATCGGCGTCGAGCGGGACGAAGGTGTCACCCTCGGGCTCGACGCCGACGTAGCGGATCGACTTCTCGTGGTCCCGGCCCGCGACGGTACCTTTCAGCATCGTGAGGTCGTGGATACCGATGGCGCCCTTCGCGCGCTTGCGACCCATCGTCGCGTGGAGTTTCTCCTGGAGCTGGATGATGGCCTCGAGGTCGCCCTCGTCCATATCCAGGCCCCGGACGATGGCGCCAGTCACGTAGGGGCGCTCCTCGGGGACGCTCTCCGCTACCTCGATGGTCCAGTCGGCGTCGTTGGTCTCCGGAACGTAGACCCCGCGGGCGTCGCCGTACTGGTAGCGCAGCGAGCGCGCGATGCCGGCGATCGAGAGGCGGTCGAGCCGGTCGGCCTCGAACTCCAGTTGAAACTCGCCGTCCTCCGTCTCGCCCTCGAACTCGATGCCGAGCCCGAAGAGGTCGTCTTTGAGTTCGTCGTCGCTTTTCTCCTCGTGGCCCGTCATCCGGCGAAGTTCGTCCGGGTCGACGTCGACGACGGGCATCAGTACTCCACCTCCACGGACCGGAGGAACTCGAGGTCGGTCAGCGTGCCGTGCACGTCGCGGATGTCTTCGAAGCCGGTGATCAACATGAGCAGTCGTTCCAGTGCCAGCCCCCACGCCATGACGTCGGCGTCGACGCCGAGGGGATCGAGCATCTCGGGCCGGAAGATGCCGGAGTTGCCGATCTCGATGAGTTCGTTCGTCTCCGGATGGCGCCCGAACAGCTCGAAGCTCGGCTCGGTGTAGGGGTTGTACGTCGGTTTGAATCGCAGATCAGTAATGTCAAAGCGGCTGTAGAACTCGGTGAACGTCCCCATGAGGTCACGGACGGTGAGGTCCTCGGCCATCACCCAGCCCTCAATCTGGAAGAACTCGAGGAGGTGGGTGGCGTCGAGCGTGTCGTTGCGATAGGCCTTCTCGACGCTGAAATATCGCTGGGGCGGCTCCAGATCGCCGACCTGTTCGCCCGAGAGGTACCGCGCGGAGAGCGAGGTGGTGTGTCCGCGCAGGGCGAGTTCCTTCGCGAACTCGACGTCCCAGGGCGAATTGTAGCCGTTGCTGTCGGGGCCGACACCCTCTCGGTGGGCCCGCTCGACGCGCTCGACCAGATCGTTGGGCAGTTCGTCGATCTTCGCCGGCGTTTCGAGGGCGAAGCGGTCCCAGTGGGTGCGCGCCGGGTGGTCCTGGGGCATGAACAGGCAGTCGTTGATCCAGAAGTCGGCGTCGACGTGGGGCCCCTCCATCTCCTCGAAGCCCATGCCCACGAGGACCTCCTTGACCCGTTCGGCCGCCTGGCGAAGGACGTGGACCTTCCCGGGGTTGGGGGTCGCGGCGTCCGCGGCGACGTTGTACTCGGCGAACTCCGCGTCCCGCCACTCGCCCGTGGCGAGCATCTGGGGAGTCAGTCGGTCGACCGCCTCCCGCACCTCGACGCCGGCCATCAGTTCGGTGACGCCCTCGTCGGTGAGGCGAACGGAGCGGGCGGTTCGTTCGTCGAGTTCGACCAGGTCGCGGCGCACCAGCGATTCGAGGACCGCCTCGTCGTCGACGGGCTTGCCAGCCGCGAGCGCCGCGAGGGCCGCGGCCTCCTCGTCGCCGTCGGGGTCGGCGTCGGGGTTCGCGGTCACCTTGCCCCCCTCGATCTCGCCGTAGCCTTTCCGGGCGAAATTCGAGAGGGCGATGTCGACGAGGGGGCCGTCGAGGTCCGCGGCCTCGATGACCGCGCCCATCTCGACCGGATCCTCGTCAGCGCCACGGTCGAGGGCGGCCTCGTAGAGCCGGACCTCGGGAAGGCCCGTCTCGACGTAGGTCTCGCCCTCCTCGGTGAGCGAGGGGTCCTGCTCCGTCGTCTCGCGGACCTCGGCCAGGCCCTCCTCCTCCAGGGCGAACGCCGCCCCAGTCACGGTCGCCGGTTTCTCGTCTACCTGTGCTGTCAGTGCGTCGACGGTCGTCCACTCGTCGGCGCTCACCGCCTCGAGCACCGCGAGTTGCTGTCGTGGGAGTTTCATTCGTTGGGTCGGTCGTTGTCGCGTCCACACGGCTGTGCAGTAATTATCACTTCTGTCTCCCGCGGGCGGTTTCCACCGGGCGGGATGCCCGATTTTCACCGGCCCGTCAGGCGAAAACGAAACCGAACCCCGCGAGACCCGTGCTCTGGGTGGCGATGCGATCGCGACGTCGGGGGCCGGTCACCATGTGGGACGGGATGGCACAAACCGGTAAAAACGTTTTCCTACGGCCGCTGCGTGTCAAGGTCGACGTCCAGGTCCGCGAGGACGTCGCGCATCTCCTCGCGGCGTTGCTGGTGGTCGGCGAGGAAGTCTTCCATCGCCTCGGCCGCCTCCGTCTTGCACCCGCCACAGAGGCGCTCACCCCCGGCACACTCGTCGTATATTGTCTCGGCGTAGGCATCGTCGTCGCCCGCGAGAAGGTAGGCATACAGTTCGTAGACCGGACACTGATCGGGCCGGCCGCCGAGGTCGCGCTGTTCCTCGGCCGTCTCCCGACCGCCCGTGGTCGCCGCGCGAACCTTGTCGTACCCGTCTTCGGGGTCATCGAGAAGGCTGATGTGACTCGCCGGGACCGACGAGGACATCTTCCCACCGGTCAGCCCGGTCATGAATCGGTGGTAGATCGAGGAGGGCGGGACGAACCCGAACCCGCCGTGCTCGACCTCGACCGCACGGGCCAATTCCTCGGCCTGGTCTTTGTCCATCTCGTACGCGTCGACGTGTTCGTCGAAGACCCGCTTCTCGCCGTCGATGGCCTCGATGAGTGCCTCGAACGCCCCGTCGGGGGCGTTGCGGACCAGAAAGCGCACGCGGGGGCGCACCGGTTCCTTGCCGGCGGCCTCGAGTTTGGTGATTGCCGCCTCGCGCGTTTCGCTGGGTTCGACCTCCCGCTCGAGCCAGTTCGCGGCCTCGACGCATCTGACCAGGTCATCCGCGCCGCCGGCCTCGGCGCTGAGGGCGGCGTGGGCGGCGGCGATGAGTTCGCGTTCGTCCGCCTCGGCCTCGAAGCTTGCGTACGCACGGGTGACGCCGAAGGCGCGCATGCGCGCGGCGAGGTCGCGGGTGAGACGGATG is a genomic window of Halanaeroarchaeum sulfurireducens containing:
- a CDS encoding non-histone chromosomal MC1 family protein; protein product: MVREDGKRNFALRETDGTESSVFSGNTPRQAALKAARRLADVGSSEESAPRVEVRLREKGTDKVHIYDAWAWEEDAPEDKPDWMPSDITEANVSKKGIEHIEEV
- a CDS encoding AbrB/MazE/SpoVT family DNA-binding domain-containing protein; the encoded protein is MVRKKKLSPSGAKGEDGTYHNAHVNLHEDELAVAGLEIGDDVFVRVREDKIIIQKADPDEVDHDF
- a CDS encoding quinone-dependent dihydroorotate dehydrogenase: MYGAVKPLLFRLPPETAHDLIVRVLQASQHDVVLDVLRRQFVVNDDRLATRAFGVRFPNPVGVAAGFDKNARVPRALGALGFGHVEVGGVTAEAQPGNPRPRLFRLPEDRALINRMGFNNEGADAVGRRLANAETPEIPLGVNVGKSKSTPLEEAAEDYRYTYERVGDHADFVVVNVSSPNTPGLRDLQDREPLETILGTLVDAGASPLLVKVSPDLHREAIADVVELAEDLHLDGIVATNTTISRDEDLRNSNRVEEGGLSGKPLEARSTELVRFVASRTDLPVVGVGGIFTAEDAYEKIRAGASLVQLYTGLIYEGPTIARDINRGLLDRLERDGFDSITDAVGTDL
- the thiC gene encoding phosphomethylpyrimidine synthase ThiC, with the translated sequence MTATQLERARAGEITPAMERVAERENRDPVFVREQVANGRAIIPNNHQHDALDPMIIGREFATKINANIGASETTSDADEELEKLHTAIQYGADTVMDLSTGGDLESIRRTHIEHSPVPIGTVPIYEAANRVPAPPDLTTEDLLDVIDTQARQGVDYMTIHAGIRRDHLPLTDGRTTGIVSRGGSILAQWMEAHEAENPLYAHIESVLAILREHDVAISLGDGLRPGSLADAGDEAQLAELRTLGELTEIARDHGVQVMVEGPGHVPLDQIAPHVEEQREICDGAPFYLLGPIVTDIAPGYDHITSAIGATEAARAGAAMLCYVTPKEHLGLPDEEDVREGLAAYKIAAHAADVASDQPGARDWDDALSAARYEFDWGRQFDLALDPKRARAYHDETLPDEQQTDARYCSMCGADFCAMRIDQDARGDGLDALETGRPLANSAAAAVNVPPTGTHDTAGLPEVPEILCEHGVESVVAEDD
- the pheT gene encoding phenylalanine--tRNA ligase subunit beta, with amino-acid sequence MPVVDVDPDELRRMTGHEEKSDDELKDDLFGLGIEFEGETEDGEFQLEFEADRLDRLSIAGIARSLRYQYGDARGVYVPETNDADWTIEVAESVPEERPYVTGAIVRGLDMDEGDLEAIIQLQEKLHATMGRKRAKGAIGIHDLTMLKGTVAGRDHEKSIRYVGVEPEGDTFVPLDADRALTPAAVIEEHPVGQTYGDLVSEYDRYPAIYDDIGLFSFPPVINGRRTEVSTKSHELFIEMTGTDQWTIDKMLNVVCYALDARGGRVEEVEVTYPDGTVTRPDLTVDEKRVEHRQIERTLGIDLDEDEAIDLFERSGLDAETEIVGDDELAYDVSIPPYRVDVLHPVDLVDDVGRAYGFNNLTPRYPNVSTVGSRTEAARHEEAVRNVLVGLGFEDMLNFNLTSEAENFERMRLDPGDDAVGAARPPTIMEPYSQDFTIVRTWALPSLLMVLENNTHREYPQDLAEIGFAAHVDETTLTNVAERRTVAAVLARNDASFEDAKGRLQALARNFGVDLATPPTEHPSFIEGRAADVVLDGDAVGVIGELHPAVLVEHDLEVPAAGFEFRLDGLDG
- the pheS gene encoding phenylalanine--tRNA ligase subunit alpha codes for the protein MKLPRQQLAVLEAVSADEWTTVDALTAQVDEKPATVTGAAFALEEEGLAEVRETTEQDPSLTEEGETYVETGLPEVRLYEAALDRGADEDPVEMGAVIEAADLDGPLVDIALSNFARKGYGEIEGGKVTANPDADPDGDEEAAALAALAAGKPVDDEAVLESLVRRDLVELDERTARSVRLTDEGVTELMAGVEVREAVDRLTPQMLATGEWRDAEFAEYNVAADAATPNPGKVHVLRQAAERVKEVLVGMGFEEMEGPHVDADFWINDCLFMPQDHPARTHWDRFALETPAKIDELPNDLVERVERAHREGVGPDSNGYNSPWDVEFAKELALRGHTTSLSARYLSGEQVGDLEPPQRYFSVEKAYRNDTLDATHLLEFFQIEGWVMAEDLTVRDLMGTFTEFYSRFDITDLRFKPTYNPYTEPSFELFGRHPETNELIEIGNSGIFRPEMLDPLGVDADVMAWGLALERLLMLITGFEDIRDVHGTLTDLEFLRSVEVEY
- a CDS encoding tryptophan--tRNA ligase — encoded protein: MTQDTDTHTDDPAAGADDLAIDPWGSSTIEDYRSLFEEFGIEAFDEVLPDVPSPHYLMRRAIIFGHRDYRRVVEAMAADEPFAALSGFMPTGDPHIGHKLVFDELIWHQRRGGDTYALIADLEAHSARGLSWMEIDEHAEDYLLSLLAFGFDPEEGTIYRQSTNRRLQDLAFELGIEANFSEFEAIYGFSGETDVSHMQSVVTQAADILYPQLDEPKPTVIPVGPDQDPHIRLTRDLAARMRAFGVTRAYASFEAEADERELIAAAHAALSAEAGGADDLVRCVEAANWLEREVEPSETREAAITKLEAAGKEPVRPRVRFLVRNAPDGAFEALIEAIDGEKRVFDEHVDAYEMDKDQAEELARAVEVEHGGFGFVPPSSIYHRFMTGLTGGKMSSSVPASHISLLDDPEDGYDKVRAATTGGRETAEEQRDLGGRPDQCPVYELYAYLLAGDDDAYAETIYDECAGGERLCGGCKTEAAEAMEDFLADHQQRREEMRDVLADLDVDLDTQRP